One Natator depressus isolate rNatDep1 chromosome 13, rNatDep2.hap1, whole genome shotgun sequence genomic region harbors:
- the LOC141996974 gene encoding uncharacterized protein LOC141996974 — protein MAGIAPRARSPGTDVFTTRHGFFIVRSDVGCFLQAPECHSPEAVEIRGLHPACRGGEHYVGDTTGSCVCILRGDAFHRTTDLSAAPSPDALPLHPTCRGGDHYASWGGRFSLIFLARGVVLSVADLTTGAEAEEMPLEPASRHGLYYYALDATHLAFLGVDEQRGLYSQAFSSSGPREVLPVHADVASFLPGGLSLVHRGTFGAWECVKLIQNETDGPLPGSHEITRKVGRVEEKLANWTFSTAGSPAPADLSVALLQAQFSLPPMYGGLGLRTEQEEWEAVAEEGEELRVILQPRQKLYWWQYHLGLGHRPVLFCRCLKVTRSPTSPANLPLPRSDAGGAGV, from the coding sequence ATGGCCGGGATCGCCCCACGGGCACGTTCCCCTGGCACCGATGTCTTCACCACCCGTCATGGCTTCTTCATCGTCCGCTCCGACGTGGGCTGCTTCCTCCAGGCGCCCGAGTGCCACTCCCCGGAGGCCGTGGAGATCCGGGGCCTGCACCCTGCCTGCCGGGGCGGGGAACACTATGTGGGTGACACCACCGGCTCCTGCGTCTGCATCCTGCGGGGGGACGCGTTCCACCGAACCACAGACCTAAGCGCCGCCCCCAGCCCTGAcgccctccccctgcaccccacgtGCCGCGGAGGCGACCACTATGCCTCGTGGGGCGGCCGCTTCTCCCTCATCTTCCTGGCCCGCGGCGTGGTTCTGTCTGTGGCTGACCTGACCACGGGGGCCGAAGCAGAGGAGATGCCCCTGGAGCCCGCGTCCCGCCACGGACTCTACTACTACGCCCTTGACGCTACCCACCTGGCTTTCCTGGGTGTGGACGAGCAGCGGGGGCTATACAGCCAGGCCTTCTCTAGCTCGGGGCCCCGGGAGGTCCTCCCCGTCCACGCGGACGTGGCCAGCTTCCTCCCGGGTGGCCTGTCCCTGGTCCACAGGGGCACCTTTGGGGCATGGGAATGTGTCAAGCTGATCCAGAACGAGACGGACGGGCCGCTCCCTGGCAGCCACGAGATAACCCGGAAGGTGGGACGTGTGGAAGAGAAATTGGCCAACTGGACCTTCTCCACGGCCGGTTCCCCGGCACCTGCAGACCTTTCTGTGGCCTTGCTCCAGGCCcagttctccctgccccccatgtaTGGCGGGCTGGGGCTCAGGACGGAGCAGGAGGAGTGGGAGGCCGTGGCTGAAGAGGGAGAGGAGCTGCGGGTCATTCTTCAGCCCCGGCAGAAGCTCTACTGGTGGCAGTATCACCTGGGCTTGGGGCACCGGCCTGTTCTCTTCTGCCGCTGCCTCAAGGTGACCCGTAGCCCCACGTCACCTGCCAACCTCCCGCTGCCCCGGTCGGACGCAGGGGGCGCTGGCGTCTGA
- the LOC141997536 gene encoding rano class II histocompatibility antigen, A beta chain-like produces MAPWARLALVSCWILSLCSATLAGVHHLSHLQLISPWAAPGLPKRLHVMRVDGLVRSTYDSNTGRLAPRSGYNPANQEFWSAGNAACMAWDSWVETKYQALVQEVNASSPQAEPYHMQILKTCELDDATGAVRAVTRYSLNGEDVLRYQSDQNRWFSEHPAAWRVAERWNREGETFTVWNLIQPQHCRFFIESTLPFIAKKTAQPTVRVALVPGTQDRPRRLVCHVTGFYPRDIEVIWERGGQVVHGEQLTSGILPNGDLTFQIQVSIELGQEGVGPAEHVCVVRHSSLGCDPLRVTWDPQVTGQAGVPAIIAGCILAALGVVALGWYLMRKPGAQKGPYRPAQTQPGTLDSVPATAKPAGNSLFTASSCPDATK; encoded by the exons ATGGCTCCTTGGGCCAGGCTTGCCTTGGTCTCCTGCTGGATCCtgtctctctgctctgccacctTGGCTG GGGTTCACCATCTCTCCCACCTCCAGCTCATCTCCCCCTGGGCGGCCCCTGGTCTGCCCAAGCGGCTGCATGTGATGAGGGTGGATGGCCTGGTGCGCTCAACCTATGACAGCAACACCGGCAGGCTGGCTCCCCGCAGTGGCTACAACCCGGCCAACCAGGAGTTCTGGAGTGCAGGCAATGCTGCATGCATGGCCTGGGACTCCTGGGTAGAGACCAAGTACCAGGCCCTGGTGCAGGAGGTGAACGCCAGTTCCCCACAGGCAG AGCCCTACCACATGCAGATCCTGAAGACTTGTGAGCTGGACGATGCCACCGGTGCTGTCCGAGCCGTCACGAGATATTCCCTCAACGGGGAGGACGTGCTGCGGTACCAGTCCGACCAGAACCGCTGGTTCTCGGAGCACCCGGCAGCCTGGCGAGTGGCGGAGCGCTGGAACCGTGAAGGGGAGACTTTCACTGTGTGGAACCTCATCCAGCCCCAGCATTGCAGGTTCTTTATCGAATCCACTCTGCCTTTCATCGCTAAGAAGACAG cccagcccacagtGCGTGTGGCCCTTGTCCCAGGGACCCAGGACCGGCCGCGCCGCCTTGTCTGCCACGTGACGGGGTTCTATCCCCGCGACATCGAGGTGATCTGGGAGCGGGGGGGCCAGGTGGTCCATGGGGAGCAGCTGACCAGTGGCATCCTGCCCAACGGGGACCTAACCTTCCAGATCCAGGTGTCCAtcgagctggggcaggagggggttggcCCTGCAGAACATGTGTGTGTGGTGAGACACAGCAGCCTGGGGTGCGACCCGCTAAGGGTGACCTGGG ATCCCCAGGTCACAGGGCAGGCTGGTGTGCCGGCGATCATTGCTGGGTGCATCCTTGCTGCCTTGGGAGTCGTGGCCCTGGGCTGGTACCTGATGAGGAAGCCAG GGGCCCAGAAGGGGCCATATCGCCCGGCACAGACACAGCCAGGGACTCTCGACTCTGTTCCAGCCACAGCTAAGCCAGCAGGAAACTCCTTGTTCACAGCATCTTCTTGCCCAGATGCCACCAAGTGA